The proteins below come from a single Thermopolyspora flexuosa genomic window:
- a CDS encoding leucyl aminopeptidase, with translation MTLDKAGLASGYVTTVNLDSSGTLPGDIDALVVGVHSGSDGPQPAPGAEHADQALGGRLAASLTALGVTGKAGEIAKIPTLGAAPVPLIAVVGLGDAPKEGSYDLEVLRRAAGTATRSLAGSARVALALPATSAEQTEAIALGGLLGAYTFTRYRTRDEDKPPVRELTVLGSAAGADEAVRRATVIAESVTLVRDLVNTPPSDLWPARFAEIATERGTAAGLGVEVLDETALKEGGYGGLVAVGQGSARPPRLVRLSYRHPEADKTLAFVGKGITFDSGGLSLKPTTAMDWMKSDMGGAGAVLGALIGIARLGLKVNAIGYLCLAENMPSGTAQRPSDVLTTFGGKTVEVLNTDAEGRLVLADGLGRAAQDSPDVLVDIATLTGAQIIALGNRTTGVMGNDDALRDEVVAVANEVGEPAWGMPLPEELRRSLDSAVADIANVHPDRVAGMLAAAVFLREFVPDGLRWAHLDIAGPAFHRTEPYGYTVKGGTGAGTRTLIGLAARYAK, from the coding sequence ATGACCTTGGACAAAGCAGGGCTAGCATCGGGCTACGTGACCACCGTGAACCTCGACTCGTCCGGTACCCTCCCCGGCGACATCGACGCCCTCGTCGTGGGCGTGCACTCCGGAAGCGACGGGCCGCAGCCGGCGCCCGGCGCCGAGCACGCCGACCAGGCCCTCGGCGGACGGCTCGCCGCGAGCCTCACCGCACTGGGTGTCACCGGCAAGGCCGGCGAGATCGCCAAGATTCCCACCCTCGGAGCGGCGCCCGTCCCGCTGATCGCCGTGGTCGGCCTCGGGGACGCGCCGAAGGAGGGCTCCTACGACCTTGAGGTGCTGCGGCGCGCCGCAGGCACCGCGACCCGTTCCCTGGCGGGCTCGGCGCGGGTCGCGCTCGCCCTGCCCGCCACGAGCGCCGAGCAGACCGAGGCGATCGCCCTCGGCGGACTGCTCGGCGCTTACACGTTCACCCGGTACCGCACCCGGGACGAGGACAAGCCGCCGGTGCGGGAGCTGACCGTGCTCGGCTCCGCCGCGGGCGCCGACGAGGCCGTCCGGCGGGCGACCGTGATCGCCGAGTCGGTCACGCTCGTGCGGGACCTCGTCAACACCCCGCCCTCGGACCTGTGGCCCGCGCGGTTCGCGGAGATCGCCACCGAGCGCGGCACCGCGGCCGGCCTCGGCGTCGAGGTGCTCGACGAGACCGCGCTGAAGGAGGGCGGCTACGGCGGCCTCGTCGCGGTCGGCCAGGGCTCGGCCCGGCCCCCGCGCCTGGTGCGGCTCAGCTACCGGCACCCGGAGGCCGACAAGACCCTGGCGTTCGTCGGCAAGGGCATCACCTTCGACTCCGGCGGCCTGTCGCTCAAGCCCACCACGGCGATGGACTGGATGAAGTCCGACATGGGCGGCGCGGGCGCGGTGCTCGGCGCGCTCATCGGGATCGCGCGGCTGGGGCTGAAGGTGAACGCGATCGGCTACCTGTGCCTCGCCGAGAACATGCCGAGCGGCACCGCGCAGCGCCCCTCCGACGTGCTCACCACCTTCGGCGGCAAGACGGTGGAGGTGCTCAACACCGACGCCGAGGGCCGGCTCGTGCTCGCCGACGGGCTCGGCCGGGCCGCGCAGGACTCGCCCGACGTGCTCGTGGACATCGCCACCCTCACCGGCGCGCAGATCATCGCGCTCGGCAACCGCACCACCGGGGTGATGGGGAACGACGACGCGCTGCGCGACGAGGTGGTGGCGGTCGCCAACGAGGTCGGTGAGCCGGCCTGGGGCATGCCGCTGCCCGAGGAGCTGCGCCGGTCGCTCGACTCGGCGGTCGCCGACATCGCCAACGTCCACCCCGACCGCGTCGCGGGCATGCTCGCCGCCGCGGTGTTCCTGCGCGAGTTCGTCCCCGACGGCCTGCGCTGGGCGCATCTGGACATCGCCGGGCCCGCGTTCCACCGCACCGAGCCGTACGGCTACACGGTCAAGGGCGGCACCGGTGCGGGCACCCGGACGCTCATCGGCCTGGCCGCCCGGTACGCGAAGTGA
- the lpdA gene encoding dihydrolipoyl dehydrogenase: MADGSGPFDVVVLGGGSGGYACALRAAELGKRVALIEKDKIGGTCLHRGCIPTKALLHSAEVADETRESATFGVKARFEGIDMPAVHAFKEKIVSRAFRGVTGLIKARGVTIIEGFGRLVGPNRIAVTRDGHQEVVEAANIVLATGSAPKTLPGLEIDGERIITSDHALTLDRVPGSVVVLGGGVIGVEFASIWRSFGAEVTIVEALPHLLPAEEESSSKLLERAFRRRGIGYKLGVRFESVKTTATGVVVTLEGGETLEAELLLVAVGRGAVTEGLGYEEAGVVIERGTVKVDQYCRTSVPGVYAVGDLIPTPQLAHTGFAEGILVAEHIAGLNPAPIDYDGVPRITYSDPEVASVGITSATARERGYEVTEFVYDLAGNPKSQILQTQGAVKVVAAKDGPVLGVHMVGRRIGELVTEGQLIYNWEALPSEVAQLIHAHPTQSEAVGEAMLALAGKPLHVHD, translated from the coding sequence GTGGCTGATGGCAGCGGCCCCTTCGACGTCGTGGTCCTGGGGGGTGGCAGCGGCGGCTACGCCTGCGCCCTGCGGGCGGCCGAACTCGGCAAGCGGGTGGCGCTGATCGAGAAGGACAAGATCGGCGGCACCTGCCTCCACCGCGGCTGTATCCCCACCAAGGCGCTCCTGCACTCGGCCGAGGTCGCCGACGAGACCCGTGAGAGCGCGACGTTCGGGGTCAAGGCCCGGTTCGAGGGCATCGACATGCCGGCCGTGCACGCCTTCAAGGAGAAGATCGTCAGCCGTGCCTTCCGGGGCGTGACCGGCCTCATCAAGGCGCGGGGCGTCACGATCATCGAGGGCTTCGGCCGGCTCGTCGGGCCGAACCGGATCGCCGTCACGCGCGACGGCCACCAGGAGGTCGTCGAGGCGGCCAACATCGTGCTCGCCACCGGGTCGGCGCCCAAGACCCTGCCCGGCCTGGAGATCGACGGCGAGCGGATCATCACCAGCGACCACGCGCTCACCCTCGACCGGGTGCCGGGCTCGGTGGTGGTGCTCGGCGGCGGCGTGATCGGCGTCGAGTTCGCCAGCATCTGGCGCTCGTTCGGGGCCGAGGTGACGATCGTCGAGGCGCTCCCCCACCTGCTGCCCGCCGAGGAGGAGTCGAGCTCGAAGCTGCTGGAGCGGGCCTTCCGCCGGCGCGGCATCGGCTACAAGCTCGGCGTGCGGTTCGAGAGCGTCAAGACCACCGCCACCGGCGTGGTCGTCACCCTCGAGGGCGGCGAGACCCTCGAGGCCGAGCTGCTGCTCGTCGCGGTCGGCCGCGGCGCCGTGACCGAGGGCCTCGGTTACGAGGAGGCCGGCGTGGTGATCGAGCGCGGCACGGTTAAGGTGGACCAGTACTGCCGCACCAGCGTGCCGGGGGTGTACGCGGTCGGCGACCTGATCCCCACCCCCCAGCTCGCCCACACCGGGTTCGCCGAGGGCATCCTGGTCGCCGAGCACATCGCCGGGCTCAACCCGGCGCCGATCGACTACGACGGCGTGCCGCGCATCACCTACTCCGACCCCGAGGTGGCCTCGGTCGGGATCACCTCGGCGACCGCACGTGAGCGCGGTTACGAGGTCACCGAGTTCGTCTACGACCTGGCCGGCAACCCCAAGAGCCAGATCCTGCAGACGCAGGGCGCGGTCAAGGTCGTCGCGGCCAAGGACGGCCCTGTGCTCGGGGTGCACATGGTCGGCCGCCGCATCGGAGAGCTGGTCACCGAGGGGCAGCTCATCTACAACTGGGAGGCGCTGCCCTCCGAGGTCGCCCAGCTCATCCACGCCCACCCCACCCAGTCCGAGGCCGTCGGTGAGGCGATGCTCGCCCTCGCCGGCAAGCCGCTCCACGTGCACGACTAA
- the sucB gene encoding 2-oxoglutarate dehydrogenase, E2 component, dihydrolipoamide succinyltransferase, whose amino-acid sequence MPVSVQMPQLGESVTEGTVTRWLKREGERVEADEPLLEVSTDKVDTEIPSPTSGVITKILVKEDETVEVGAELAVIDPNAAEGTVAPAAPAAEPAPAPAPAPEPQPAPPPAPAPQPEPAAPPIASIPQPAPAPAPAPAPQPAPAPAPAPAPAPEQPAAPAPAPAAEGPYVTPLVRKLAAEHGVDLSTITGTGVGGRIRKQDVLEAARRKREAAAQAAQAAPAAPAQAPAAQPAAGPEPVPVDTTLRGRTEKMSRLRQTIAKRMMESLQVSAQLTSVVEVDVTKIAKLRERAKEDFQRREGVKLTFLPFFALAAVEALKQHPKLNATINNETNEVTYFDVEHLGIAVDTERGLLVPVIRNAGDLNLAGLARKIADLAERTRTNKISPDEITGGTFTITNTGSRGALFDTPILNQPQVGMLGTGAVVKRPVVLDTADGEVIAIRSMVYLSLTYDHRLVDGADAARFLTTIKRRLEEGRFEAQLGLE is encoded by the coding sequence ATGCCGGTCTCCGTACAGATGCCCCAGCTCGGCGAGAGCGTCACCGAGGGCACCGTAACCCGCTGGCTCAAGAGGGAAGGCGAGCGCGTCGAGGCCGACGAACCGCTCCTCGAGGTAAGCACCGACAAGGTCGACACCGAGATCCCCTCGCCGACGTCCGGCGTGATCACCAAGATCCTCGTCAAGGAGGACGAGACGGTCGAGGTCGGTGCCGAACTCGCCGTGATCGACCCGAACGCCGCCGAGGGTACGGTCGCCCCGGCCGCGCCGGCCGCCGAGCCGGCCCCGGCCCCGGCTCCGGCGCCCGAGCCGCAGCCCGCTCCCCCGCCCGCCCCGGCTCCGCAGCCCGAGCCGGCCGCGCCGCCGATCGCCTCGATCCCGCAGCCCGCGCCGGCCCCGGCTCCGGCCCCCGCGCCGCAGCCCGCCCCCGCTCCGGCCCCGGCCCCGGCTCCGGCGCCCGAGCAGCCGGCCGCCCCGGCGCCCGCTCCGGCCGCCGAGGGGCCGTACGTCACGCCGCTCGTGCGCAAGCTCGCCGCCGAGCACGGCGTCGACCTGAGCACGATCACCGGCACCGGCGTCGGTGGCCGGATCCGCAAGCAGGACGTGCTCGAGGCGGCCCGGCGCAAGCGTGAGGCGGCCGCCCAGGCCGCGCAGGCGGCTCCGGCCGCGCCCGCGCAGGCCCCCGCGGCCCAGCCCGCCGCCGGTCCCGAGCCGGTTCCGGTGGACACCACGCTGCGCGGCCGTACCGAGAAGATGTCGCGGCTGCGGCAGACGATCGCCAAGCGGATGATGGAGTCGCTCCAGGTCTCCGCGCAGCTCACCTCGGTGGTCGAGGTCGACGTCACCAAGATCGCCAAGCTGCGCGAGCGGGCCAAGGAGGACTTCCAGCGGCGCGAGGGCGTGAAGCTCACCTTCCTGCCGTTCTTCGCGCTCGCCGCGGTCGAGGCGCTGAAGCAGCACCCCAAGCTCAACGCCACGATCAACAACGAGACGAACGAGGTCACCTACTTCGATGTCGAGCACCTCGGCATCGCGGTGGACACCGAGCGCGGCCTACTCGTGCCGGTGATCCGCAACGCCGGCGACCTCAACCTCGCCGGGCTCGCCCGGAAGATCGCCGACCTCGCCGAGCGCACCCGCACCAACAAGATCAGCCCGGACGAGATCACCGGCGGCACGTTCACCATCACCAACACCGGCAGCCGCGGCGCGCTGTTCGACACGCCGATCCTCAACCAGCCGCAGGTCGGCATGCTCGGCACCGGCGCCGTGGTCAAGCGCCCGGTGGTGCTCGACACGGCGGACGGTGAGGTGATCGCGATCCGGTCGATGGTCTACCTGTCGCTCACCTACGACCACCGGCTGGTGGACGGCGCGGACGCCGCCCGGTTCCTCACCACGATCAAGCGCCGCCTCGAGGAGGGCCGCTTCGAGGCCCAGCTCGGGCTGGAGTGA
- a CDS encoding peptidase E: MSTSGQSHIVAIGGGSFRATPRFGVIEPTGLLRYALDLTGKERPRLCLLATAVGDDSEWLLKMYGAFRGWNVEVSHLALFPMPNVPDPRAFLLEQDVIYVSGGSVANLMALWRLHGIDEALAEAWRAGVVLSGQSAGALCWHVGGNTDSFGPELRPWADGMGLLPYSCGVHYNSEPQRRPLLHRSVASGELPEGYAADEGVALHYVGTEFAGAVSIDPKGAAYRIERDGSGGVKELRIEPRLLER; encoded by the coding sequence ATGAGCACTTCCGGGCAGTCCCACATCGTGGCGATCGGCGGCGGCTCGTTCCGGGCCACGCCGCGGTTCGGGGTGATCGAGCCGACCGGGCTGCTGCGCTACGCGCTCGACCTCACCGGGAAGGAACGGCCGCGGCTGTGCCTGCTCGCCACCGCGGTGGGCGACGACTCCGAGTGGCTGCTGAAGATGTACGGCGCGTTCCGCGGCTGGAACGTCGAGGTGAGCCACCTCGCGCTGTTCCCGATGCCGAACGTGCCCGACCCGCGCGCCTTCCTGCTCGAGCAGGACGTGATCTACGTCAGCGGCGGCAGCGTGGCGAACCTCATGGCGCTGTGGCGGCTGCACGGCATCGACGAGGCGCTCGCCGAGGCGTGGCGGGCCGGCGTGGTGCTCTCCGGGCAGAGCGCCGGGGCGCTGTGCTGGCACGTGGGCGGCAACACCGACTCGTTCGGGCCCGAGCTGCGGCCGTGGGCCGACGGCATGGGGCTGCTGCCGTACTCCTGCGGGGTGCACTACAACTCCGAGCCGCAGCGGCGGCCGCTGCTGCACCGGTCGGTGGCCTCGGGCGAGCTGCCCGAGGGGTACGCCGCGGACGAGGGCGTGGCGCTGCACTACGTCGGCACCGAGTTCGCGGGGGCGGTGTCGATCGACCCCAAGGGCGCCGCGTACCGGATCGAGCGTGACGGTTCGGGCGGTGTGAAGGAGCTGCGTATCGAACCGCGCCTGCTCGAGCGGTGA
- the lipB gene encoding lipoyl(octanoyl) transferase LipB produces the protein MSELAIVRLGVDVPYEQAWSLQRKVHERRVAGEIGDTCLLLEHAPVYTAGRRTLPEERPTDGTPVIDVDRGGKIAWHGPGQLVAYPVIRLTESLDINRYVWLLEEALIQVCADFGVTARRVPGVGGVWVPGDPASGLPDRALGAVGIRVHKGVTMHGFALNCANDLSWYNRIVPWGVRDGGVTSLSAETGRRLTVDEVTPVAEKRLAGVLGVELVELQEEDLLRL, from the coding sequence ATGAGTGAGCTGGCCATCGTCCGGTTAGGGGTGGACGTCCCCTACGAGCAGGCCTGGAGCCTGCAGCGCAAGGTGCACGAACGGCGCGTCGCCGGGGAGATCGGCGACACGTGCCTGCTGCTGGAGCACGCCCCCGTGTACACCGCGGGCCGGCGGACCCTGCCCGAGGAGCGGCCCACCGACGGCACGCCGGTGATCGACGTCGACCGGGGCGGCAAGATCGCCTGGCACGGCCCGGGACAGCTCGTCGCCTACCCCGTCATCCGGCTGACCGAGTCGCTCGACATCAACCGCTACGTCTGGCTGCTGGAGGAGGCGCTCATCCAGGTGTGCGCCGACTTCGGCGTCACCGCGCGCCGGGTGCCGGGCGTGGGCGGCGTCTGGGTGCCCGGGGACCCGGCGAGCGGGCTGCCCGACCGGGCGCTGGGCGCGGTCGGCATCCGGGTGCACAAGGGCGTCACCATGCACGGGTTCGCGCTCAACTGCGCCAACGACCTGAGCTGGTACAACCGGATCGTGCCGTGGGGCGTCAGGGACGGCGGGGTGACCTCGCTGTCGGCCGAGACCGGTCGGCGCCTCACCGTCGACGAGGTGACGCCCGTCGCCGAGAAGCGCCTCGCGGGAGTGCTCGGCGTGGAGCTCGTCGAGCTCCAGGAGGAGGACCTGCTGCGGCTGTGA
- the lipA gene encoding lipoyl synthase gives MTVSPEGRKLLRLEVRNSQTPIERKPEWIKTRLRNGPNFNEIRSLVRDQNLHTVCQEAGCPNISECWEDREATFLIGGDQCTRRCDFCQIDTGKPAEYDVDEPRRVAESVRRMGLHYATVTGVARDDLPDGGAWLYAETARKIHEMVPGCGVELLVPDFNADRARLEEVFSSRPEVFAHNIETVPRVFRRIRPGFRYERSLEVLRIAHEAGMVTKSNLILGLGEEPEEVVEAMRDLREVGCDLLTITQYLRPSPRHHPVSRWVRPEEFVELREKAEELGFAGVMSGPLVRSSYRAGRLYRQALERRAIHPV, from the coding sequence GTGACCGTCTCCCCCGAGGGCCGCAAGCTCCTCCGTCTGGAAGTCCGAAACAGTCAGACCCCGATCGAGCGCAAGCCGGAGTGGATCAAGACCCGGCTGCGCAACGGGCCGAACTTCAACGAGATCAGGTCGCTGGTCAGGGACCAGAACCTGCACACCGTCTGCCAGGAGGCCGGCTGTCCCAACATCTCCGAGTGCTGGGAGGACCGGGAGGCGACCTTCCTCATCGGCGGCGACCAGTGCACGCGCAGGTGCGACTTCTGCCAGATCGACACCGGTAAGCCCGCCGAGTACGACGTCGACGAGCCGCGCCGGGTGGCCGAGTCGGTGCGCCGGATGGGCCTGCACTACGCGACCGTCACCGGGGTCGCGCGCGACGACCTGCCGGACGGCGGGGCGTGGCTGTACGCGGAGACCGCCCGGAAGATCCACGAGATGGTGCCCGGGTGCGGCGTCGAGCTGCTCGTGCCCGACTTCAACGCCGACCGGGCCAGGCTCGAGGAGGTGTTCTCGAGCAGGCCGGAGGTGTTCGCGCACAACATCGAGACCGTGCCGCGCGTCTTCCGGCGCATCCGCCCGGGCTTCCGGTACGAGCGCTCGCTCGAGGTGCTCCGCATCGCGCACGAGGCCGGGATGGTGACCAAGTCCAACCTCATCCTCGGCTTGGGCGAGGAGCCCGAGGAGGTCGTGGAGGCGATGCGCGACCTGCGTGAGGTGGGCTGCGACCTGCTCACCATCACCCAGTACCTGCGGCCGAGCCCGCGGCACCACCCCGTGTCCCGGTGGGTGCGGCCGGAGGAGTTCGTCGAGCTGCGCGAGAAGGCCGAGGAGCTGGGGTTCGCCGGGGTCATGTCCGGTCCCCTGGTGCGCTCCTCCTACCGCGCGGGCCGCCTGTACCGCCAGGCGCTCGAGCGGCGCGCCATCCACCCCGTCTGA
- a CDS encoding DUF4191 domain-containing protein produces MAKKPADPATTDRPGRIQQLKLIAQIIQQVNPKGMPIVIASALGTLLVCVLIGIATSWLVYMIVIGILLAMTVALLVFGQLAQKAQHTLLEGKPGAAAAVLQSMRGNWHVTPAVAVNREQDVVHRVVGYPGIILVSEGPRNRVQRLLAAEKKRVQRVAIDVPVYDIQCGNDEGQVPLRKLQRHLLKLPRNLRKPAVSEVNSRLRALPQTLPVPKGPLPKGARIPRSVRMPKGR; encoded by the coding sequence ATGGCGAAGAAGCCCGCCGACCCCGCGACCACAGATCGCCCGGGCCGCATCCAGCAACTCAAACTGATCGCCCAGATCATCCAGCAGGTCAACCCGAAGGGCATGCCGATCGTCATCGCGTCGGCGCTCGGCACGCTGCTCGTGTGCGTGCTCATCGGCATCGCCACGAGCTGGCTCGTCTACATGATCGTCATCGGGATCCTGCTCGCGATGACCGTGGCGCTGCTGGTGTTCGGCCAGCTCGCCCAGAAGGCGCAGCACACGCTGCTGGAGGGCAAGCCCGGCGCGGCGGCCGCCGTGCTGCAGAGCATGCGCGGCAACTGGCACGTGACCCCCGCGGTCGCGGTGAACCGGGAGCAGGACGTGGTGCACCGGGTGGTGGGCTATCCCGGCATCATCCTCGTCTCCGAGGGCCCGCGGAACCGCGTGCAGCGGCTGCTCGCGGCCGAGAAGAAGCGGGTGCAGCGGGTCGCCATCGACGTGCCGGTGTACGACATCCAGTGCGGCAACGACGAGGGCCAGGTCCCGCTGCGCAAGCTGCAGCGGCACCTGCTGAAGCTGCCGCGGAACCTGCGCAAGCCGGCCGTCTCCGAGGTCAACTCCCGCCTGCGGGCGCTCCCCCAGACGCTGCCCGTGCCCAAGGGCCCGCTGCCGAAGGGCGCCCGCATCCCGCGCAGCGTGCGCATGCCCAAGGGCCGCTGA
- a CDS encoding class I SAM-dependent methyltransferase, whose amino-acid sequence MTEEFTAEFPTRVARRPLSEAETSRASRRWWEQAADEYQAKHGDFLRDAGFIWCPEGLDEAEVRLLGDVRGKRVLEVGCGAGQCGRWLVGAGAQVVGFDISHRQLEHALRLNATTGLRLPVVQADAVRIPFATASFDLACSAFGALPFVADARKVLAEVARVVRPGGRFVFSVSHPIRWAFPDDPGPRGLTAEHSYFDRRPYVELDEDGVPCYVEYHRTLGDWVAAIVGAGWRLTGLLEPEWPDGHDRAWDGWSPLRGRHLPGTVIFTCTRP is encoded by the coding sequence ATGACCGAGGAGTTCACTGCGGAGTTCCCCACGCGCGTGGCGCGGCGTCCGCTCTCCGAGGCGGAGACGTCCCGCGCGAGCCGCCGCTGGTGGGAGCAGGCCGCCGACGAGTACCAGGCCAAGCACGGGGATTTCCTCCGCGACGCCGGGTTCATCTGGTGCCCGGAAGGGCTCGACGAGGCCGAGGTCCGGCTGCTCGGGGACGTGCGCGGCAAGCGGGTGCTCGAGGTCGGCTGCGGGGCCGGGCAGTGCGGGCGCTGGCTGGTCGGCGCGGGCGCGCAGGTCGTCGGGTTCGACATCTCCCACCGGCAGCTCGAGCACGCGCTGCGGCTCAACGCCACGACCGGGCTGAGGCTGCCTGTGGTCCAGGCCGACGCGGTGCGCATCCCGTTCGCCACCGCCTCCTTCGACCTCGCCTGCTCGGCGTTCGGCGCGCTCCCGTTCGTCGCCGACGCGCGGAAGGTGCTCGCCGAGGTCGCCCGGGTGGTACGGCCGGGCGGCCGCTTCGTGTTCTCGGTGTCCCACCCCATCCGGTGGGCGTTCCCCGACGATCCCGGGCCGCGCGGGCTCACCGCCGAGCACTCGTACTTCGACCGCAGGCCGTACGTGGAGCTCGACGAGGACGGCGTGCCCTGTTACGTGGAGTACCACCGCACGCTCGGCGACTGGGTGGCCGCGATCGTCGGCGCCGGCTGGCGGCTCACCGGCCTGCTGGAGCCGGAGTGGCCGGACGGGCACGACCGGGCGTGGGACGGCTGGAGCCCGCTGCGCGGCCGTCACCTGCCGGGCACGGTCATCTTCACCTGCACGCGGCCCTGA
- a CDS encoding RDD family protein: MSGQPRWTQTWIGGVRAAGADLGYPGERLGLPEHGRGSVAGFGRRFGALLVDWLICVWAIARGLFGADTASASWIGLAAFAVENILLVGTVGATLGMRLFGVRVAMVRSDRPYVLNFLAIVLRTVLLCLAVPAIIWDRDQRGIHDRVAGTIVLRS; the protein is encoded by the coding sequence ATGAGCGGTCAGCCGAGGTGGACACAGACGTGGATCGGCGGCGTCCGGGCCGCGGGCGCCGACCTTGGGTACCCGGGGGAGCGGCTGGGCCTGCCCGAACACGGCCGCGGCTCGGTCGCCGGGTTCGGCCGCCGGTTCGGTGCGCTCCTCGTCGACTGGCTGATCTGCGTCTGGGCGATCGCCCGCGGGCTGTTCGGCGCCGACACGGCGAGCGCCTCCTGGATCGGCCTCGCCGCGTTCGCCGTGGAGAACATCCTGCTCGTCGGCACCGTCGGGGCCACGCTCGGCATGCGCCTGTTCGGCGTGCGCGTCGCCATGGTGCGGTCGGACCGGCCCTACGTCCTCAACTTCCTCGCGATCGTGCTCCGCACCGTGCTGCTCTGCCTCGCCGTCCCGGCGATCATCTGGGACCGGGACCAGCGCGGCATCCACGACCGCGTCGCCGGCACCATCGTGCTGCGCTCCTGA
- the glnA gene encoding type I glutamate--ammonia ligase → MFNSADDVLKFIRDEGVQFVDVRFTDLPGTTHHFTLPAENVGPNIFTDGLMFDGSSIRGFQAIHESDMLLLPDPTTCVLDPFREHKTLNMNFFVHDPLTGEPYSRDPRNVARKAEEYLKGTGIADTVYFGPEAEFYIFDDVRFETKANAGYYFIDSIEGAWNTGKATEGGNLGYKPRYKGGYFPVPPMDHFTDLRSEMVRNLINAGIEAEMQHHEVGTAGQAEIDFKFGTLLQTADRLMLYKYIIKCTALQRGHTVTFMPKPIFGDNGSGMHCHQSLWKDGEPLFYDEVGYAGLSDTARYYIGGLLKHAPSLLAFTNPTVNSYHRLVPGFEAPVNLVYSQRNRSAAVRIPITGSNPKAKRIEFRVPDPSCNPYFAFAAMLMAGLDGIKNKIEPPEPIDKDLYELPPEEARNIPQVPGSLEAVLEHLEKDHEYLLEGGVFTQDLIETWIDYKRTNEVDPIRLRPHPHEFELYYDV, encoded by the coding sequence ATGTTCAACTCCGCCGATGACGTCCTGAAGTTCATCAGGGACGAGGGGGTGCAGTTCGTCGACGTCAGGTTCACCGACCTGCCGGGTACGACGCACCACTTCACCCTGCCGGCCGAGAACGTCGGCCCGAATATCTTCACCGACGGCCTGATGTTCGACGGCTCGTCGATCCGTGGCTTCCAGGCCATCCACGAGTCGGACATGCTCCTGCTGCCCGACCCGACGACGTGCGTGCTCGACCCCTTCCGTGAGCACAAGACGCTCAACATGAACTTCTTTGTTCACGACCCGCTCACCGGCGAGCCGTACAGTCGCGACCCGCGCAACGTGGCACGGAAGGCCGAGGAGTACCTGAAGGGCACGGGCATCGCCGACACGGTGTACTTCGGCCCCGAAGCGGAGTTCTACATCTTCGACGACGTCCGGTTCGAGACGAAGGCGAACGCCGGGTACTACTTCATCGACTCGATCGAGGGTGCCTGGAACACCGGTAAGGCGACCGAGGGCGGCAACCTCGGCTACAAGCCGCGGTACAAGGGCGGCTACTTCCCGGTGCCGCCGATGGACCACTTCACCGACCTGCGCTCGGAGATGGTCCGCAACCTGATCAACGCGGGCATCGAGGCCGAGATGCAGCACCACGAGGTGGGCACCGCCGGCCAGGCCGAGATCGACTTCAAGTTCGGCACGCTGCTGCAGACCGCCGACAGGCTGATGCTGTACAAGTACATCATCAAGTGCACGGCGCTGCAGCGCGGCCACACGGTCACCTTCATGCCGAAGCCGATCTTCGGTGACAACGGCTCCGGCATGCACTGCCACCAGTCGCTGTGGAAGGACGGCGAGCCGCTCTTCTACGACGAGGTCGGCTACGCGGGCCTGTCCGACACCGCCCGGTACTACATCGGCGGCCTGCTCAAGCACGCCCCGTCGCTGCTCGCCTTCACCAACCCGACGGTGAACTCCTACCACCGCCTGGTGCCCGGCTTCGAGGCCCCGGTCAACCTGGTGTACTCGCAGCGGAACCGCTCCGCGGCCGTCCGTATCCCGATCACCGGGTCGAACCCGAAGGCGAAGCGGATCGAGTTCCGGGTGCCGGACCCGTCCTGCAACCCGTACTTCGCCTTCGCCGCCATGCTCATGGCCGGCCTCGACGGCATCAAGAACAAGATCGAGCCGCCAGAGCCGATCGACAAGGACCTCTACGAGCTTCCGCCGGAGGAGGCCCGCAACATCCCGCAGGTGCCCGGCTCCCTCGAGGCCGTTCTCGAGCACCTCGAGAAGGACCACGAGTACCTGCTCGAAGGCGGCGTCTTCACCCAGGACCTCATCGAGACCTGGATCGACTACAAGCGGACCAACGAGGTCGACCCGATCCGTCTCCGTCCGCACCCGCACGAGTTCGAGCTCTACTACGACGTGTGA